One window of the Acinonyx jubatus isolate Ajub_Pintada_27869175 chromosome A2, VMU_Ajub_asm_v1.0, whole genome shotgun sequence genome contains the following:
- the TGFBR3L gene encoding LOW QUALITY PROTEIN: transforming growth factor-beta receptor type 3-like protein (The sequence of the model RefSeq protein was modified relative to this genomic sequence to represent the inferred CDS: inserted 2 bases in 1 codon) has protein sequence MPAECLPKAEGACVCISPPFATAVLGEEPGRMEKPETPAAWLSFSCAKGQGDSTLPTGHSTLGKEGVGPAPSLKAAAPTEQPGPLGLLTAPPPSHQTPLNFPARDSLARSGWRNRGPGRGSPAEASGFAPSLGCWTVDSPWVFRGHTATLPAVRQERGVGAPLTETAPVFPRRRQRRGGWVTRLEGLRESAASSFGLPFXSPPAPPFPAAPGPWLRRPLFSLELSDAEDAFPRRAGPLEIPADSRVFVQAALARPSPRWDLVLHRCSVTPSSRPAPGPALALLRGGCPADSSVVFPPPPPPLPGAARPARFSFSFRLRPVFNASVQFLHCQLSRCRRLRGARRTPAPLTLPPPSLCLPRDEACAGAGSGSGSGESPGADSPHLHTLTQPIVVTVPRPPPRPSKGVPGRAVRPEPPAPAPAALEPAPVVALVVAAFVLGAALAAGLGLVCARSAPPAPGALPRDSAGDPQPRRPQ, from the exons ATGCCGGCCGAGTGCCTCCCCAAGGCGGAGGGCGCGTGCGTGTGTATTTCCCCACCCTTTGCTACTGCTGTTCTCGGTGAGGAACCTGGACGAATGGAGAAGCCAGAGACCCCCGCAGCCTGGCTGAGCTTCAGCTGTGCCAAAGGGCAAGGGGACAGCACCCTCCCTACTGGTCACAGTACCCTTGGAAAGGAAGGGGTAGGGCCAGCACCCTCCCTGAAAGCTGCTGCCCCCACAGAGCAGCCTGGGCCCCTGGGGTtgctgaccgccccccccccctcccatcaGACACCCCTCAACTTCCCAGCCAGGGATTCCCTGGCCCGCTCTGGGTGGAGAAATCGAGGCCCGGGAAGGGGGTCTCCTGCAGAGGCGAGTGGCTTTGCGCCCAGCCTTGGTTGCTGGACTGTGGACAGCCCCTGGGTCTTCAGGGGACACACAGCGACTCTGCCAGCAGTGAGGCAGGAGCGGGGCGTGGGTGCACCCCTCACCGAAACAGCACCCGTTTTCCCAAGGAGGCGGCAGAGGCGGGGAGGTTGGGTCACTCGCCTGGAGGGTCTAAGGGAGAGCGCGGCCTCGTCCTTCGGGCTGCCCTT CTCCCCGCCAGCGCCCCCATTCCCGGCGGCGCCCGGGCCCTGGCTGCGCCGACCCCTTTTCAGCCTGGAGCTGTCCGACGCGGAGGACGCCTTCCCGCGCCGCGCGGGGCCGCTCGAGATCCCGGCCGACAGCCGCGTGTTCGTGCAG GCGGCCCTGGCCCGTCCCTCTCCGCGCTGGGACCTCGTCCTGCACCGCTGCTCAGTGACACCGTCCTCCCGGCCGGCCCCGGGGCCCGCCCTGGCGCTGCTGCGCGGGGGCTGCCCCGCCGACTCCTCGGTCGTcttcccgccgccgccgccgccgctcccggGTGCTGCCCGTCCCGCGCGCTTCAGCTTCAGCTTCCGCCTGCGCCCGGTCTTCAACGCCTCGGTGCAGTTCCTGCACTGCCAGCTGAGTCGCTGCCGCCGCCTCCGGGGAGCCCGCCGGACGCCCGCGCCTCTGACGCTGCCCCCGCCCTCGCTG TGTCTGCCTCGGGATGAGGCGTGCGCGGGCgccggcagcggcagcggcagcggcgaGAGCCCGGGTGCCGACAGCCCCCACCTGCACACGCTGACGCAGCCCATCGTGGTCACGGTGCCGCGGCCACCCCCCA GGCCGTCCAAGGGCGTCCCCGGCCGAGCCGTGCGCCCCGAGCCGCCTGCGCCGGCCCCGGCGGCCCTGGAGCCCGCGCCGGTGGTGGCGCTGGTGGTGGCGGCCTTCGTGCTGGGCGCCGCGCTGGCTGCCGGCCTCGGCCTCGTCTGTGCGCGTTCAG cacccccagcccccggcgCCCTCCCGAGAGACTCGGCCGGCGACCCCCAGCCCAGGAGGCCCCAGTGA
- the SNAPC2 gene encoding snRNA-activating protein complex subunit 2: protein MKPPQRRRAAPARYLGEVTGPAAWSPREKRQLLRLLQARQGQPEPDATELARELPGRSEAEIRDFLRQLKGRVVREAIQRVHPGGPQGPRRRETQTPAPIEVWMDLAEKITGPLEEALTVAFSQVLTIAATEPVSLLHSKPPKPTQARGKQLLLSAPGGRQDSSPETPETPGPAPKTSDPDPEAPSESLADPVAEGDLSVDFEKIYKYLSAISRSCQGPELSAAESAVVLDLLLALPEELPRLPCAALVKHMSDTYLRLTAPQPDPAGEGLGPRAENGGTSPRGPEEASQAMPQAPENAGPSEPRSAWQAAGVCPLNPFLVPLEFLGQAATPAR from the exons ATGAAGCCTCCACAGCGGCGGCGAGCGGCCCCGGCGCGCTACCTGGGCGAGGTGACCGGCCCCGCGGCCTGGAGCCCCCGCGAGAAGCGGCAGCTGCTACGACTACTGCAGGCGCGGCAGGGCCAGCCGGAGCCGGACGCCACTGAGCTGGCCCGAGAACTGCCGGGCCGCAGCGAGGCCGAG atccgggactTCCTGCGGCAGCTCAAGGGCCGCGTGGTCCGGGAGGCCATTCAGAGGGTGCATCCAGGTGGCCCGCAGGGTCCAAGGCGCCGGGAAACACAGACCCCGGCCCCCATCGAG GTATGGATGGATCTGGCTGAGAAGATAACAGGCCCGCTGGAGGAAGCCCTGACTGTGGCTTTTTCACAG GTACTCACCATCGCGGCCACAGAGCCCGTCAGCCTCCTGCACTCCAAGCCCCCCAAGCCCACACAGGCGCGTGGAAAGCAGCTGCTGCTCAGCGCCCCTGGAGGGCGGCAGGACTCGAGCCCTGAGACCCCAGAgacccctggccccgcccccaagACAAGTGACCCCGACCCTGAGGCACCTTCCGAATCCCTGGCTGATCCCGTGGCTGAAGGAGATCTCTCCGTGGACTTTGAGAAGATCTACAAGTATCTGTCAGCCATCTCCCGCAGTTGCCAGGGCCCTGAACTTTCTGCAGCTG AGTCAGCTGTGGTCCTTGACCTGCTGCTGGCACTTCCGGAGGAGCTCCCCCGCCTGCCCTGCGCGGCCCTGGTTAAACATATGTCGGATACGTACCTGCGCCTGACCGCCCCCCAGCCGGACCCAGCTGGTGAGGGCCTGGGCCCCAGAGCTGAGAATGGCGGGACAAGCCCCAGGGGGCCGGAGGAGGCCAGCCAGGCCATGCCCCAGGCCCCAGAGAATGCTGGGCCCAGTGAACCGAGATCTGCTTGGCAAGCAGCTGGGGTCTGCCCCCTGAACCCGTTCCTGGTGCCCCTGGAATTTCTAGGCCAGGCAGCCACCCCCGCACGTTGA
- the CTXN1 gene encoding cortexin-1: protein MSATWTLSPEPLPPSTGPPVGAGLDAEQRTVFAFVLCLLVVLVLLMVRCVRILLDPYSRMPASSWTDHKEALERGQFDYALV, encoded by the coding sequence ATGAGCGCGACGTGGACGCTGTCCCCCGAGCCGCTGCCGCCGTCGACGGGGCCCCCGGTGGGCGCGGGCCTGGACGCGGAGCAGCGCACAGTGTTCGCCTTCGTACTCTGCCTGCTCGTGGTGCTGGTGCTGCTGATGGTGCGCTGCGTGCGCATCCTGCTCGACCCCTACAGCCGCATGCCCGCCTCGTCCTGGACCGACCACAAGGAGGCGCTCGAGCGTGGGCAGTTCGACTACGCGCTGGTCTGA